The proteins below come from a single Garra rufa chromosome 3, GarRuf1.0, whole genome shotgun sequence genomic window:
- the LOC141331825 gene encoding beta-1,3-galactosyltransferase 2 codes for MVEDCEKQSKGQSNSRCRSLRLYVIFTVFLVLVLCYYIIPNEMSASWAIAVGLLLPEKFATQTINASLNTVSVVTSAERWKPPEPYYVAYPYKYNLLLNEPEKCQREKPFLILMVPVSPSNTAARDAIRSTWGSERLVGDKTVSVLFLLGLPTSENRDTLQQNLLQESEKNHDLIQNDFWDSYYNLTIKTMVMLEWLSVYCQNASYAMKIDSDMFLNVKKLVEMLQSAPKQNYMTGLVARHAMVLRDPSSKWYLPKTVYKPPLYPPYALGLGYVFSLDLPEKLIKAAQRVKPVYIEDVFLGMCMTHLGIGVTDPPDGSLFNVFPVTYNRCRYSKLIATTTHSMNDQVEFWKDLQRPGPYC; via the exons ATGGTGGAAGACTGTGAAAAACAAAG TAAAGGCCAATCAAATAGTCGATGCAGATCTCTTCGTTTATATGTCATATTCACGGTTTTCCTGGTCCTGGTCCTGTGCTACTACATCATCCCCAACGAAATGTCAGCATCCTGGGCTATAGCAGTTGGATTACTTCTTCCAGAGAAATTTGCCACTCAAACAATCAACGCTTCGCTGAATACAGTGTCAGTAGTGACTTCTGCAGAACGGTGGAAACCCCCGGAACCATATTATGTGGCTTACCCATACAAGTATAATTTACTTTTGAACGAGCCAGAGAAGTGCCAGAGGGAAAAGCCTTTTTTGATATTAATGGTACCAGTATCTCCAAGCAATACAGCTGCTCGGGATGCCATTCGTTCAACTTGGGGATCGGAGAGGTTAGTTGGGGACAAGACTGTGAGCGTATTATTTCTGCTGGGTCTACCCACTTCAGAAAATAGAGATACGCTTCAGCAAAATTTGCTGCAGGAAAGTGAGAAGAATCATGACCTTATACAAAATGATTTCTGGGACAGTTACTACAATCTTACCATTAAGACAATGGTAATGCTAGAATGGCTGTCTGTTTACTGTCAGAATGCCTCATACGCAATGAAAATTGACTCTGATATGTTTCTCAATGTGAAAAAATTAGTGGAAATGCTTCAGTCTGCACCAAAGCAGAACTATATGACTGGACTTGTGGCTAGACATGCAATGGTACTGAGAGACCCCAGTTCTAAATGGTATCTTCCAAAAACGGTTTACAAACCACCGTTATATCCACCGTACGCTCTAGGCTTGGGATACGTTTTCTCTCTAGACTTGCCAGAGAAGCTTATTAAAGCAGCCCAACGTGTCAAACCAGTTTACATAGAGGATGTGTTCTTGGGGATGTGTATGACACATTTAGGAATTGGTGTAACGGATCCACCAGATGGGAGCCTATTTAACGTCTTCCCTGTGACATACAACCGTTGCCGCTATTCAAAACTCATAGCCACGACGACACATAGCATGAATGACCAAGTGGAGTTTTGGAAGGATTTACAAAGACCTGGTCCATATTGCTAA